The segment gaaggaatgataacagcggtacaagatcaggccctaagaaccagatatgttcaaagaacgatagacggaaataacatctctcccatatgtaggaagtgcaatacgaaaaatgaaaccataaaccacatagcaagcgaatgcccggcacttccacagaaccagtacaaaaagaggcctgattcagtggcaaaagctctccactggagcctgtgcaagaaacatcagctaccttgcagtaataagtggtacgaacaccaacctgagggagtgatagaaaacgatcaagcaaaaatcctctgggactatggtatcagaacggatagggtgatacgtgcaaatagaccagacgtgacgttgattgacaatgtcaaaaagaaagtatcactcattgatgtcgcaataccatgggacaccagagtggaagagaaagaaagggaaaaaatggataagtatcaagatctgaaaatagaaataagaaggatatgggatatgccagtggaaattgtatccataatcataggagcactaggcacgatcccaagatccctgaaaaggaatctagaaaaattagaggctgaagtagctccaggactcatgcagaagagtgtgatcctagaaacggcgcacatagtaagaaaagtgatggactcctaaggaggcaggatgcaacccggaaccccacactataaataccacccagtcgaattggaggactgtgatagagcaaaaaaaaaataaaaaaataaaaaaataataataatagtatttggaAGCTTGAGTCTCAAGgcaatggtccctgtggtgggcttgttctaaataataataataataataataataataataataataataataataataataataaccgttaTCTTGGAAATGAACAGAGGAAATGTGGGATGAGGAGAcggaaaaagagcaaagaaaaagggaaatgagGAATTACAGAaacaggatgaagaagaagaagaagtggtgaAATGATGATGAGACATCAACACCAAAATTACCTGACATTTACTGTTATTCAAAAACGAACAAAGAAGGCGAGAAATGGAgctaaggagaagaagaaggagaagaagaacggttacgacagagaaagaggaagagaagaagagaaagaaagaagaaaactggCAATtccaggaaagaaagagaaagcgagCCGCCGTGAAAAGTGAGAGTAGGCGCCCCTCTGTGAATAATAAATAAGAGAAAGTTATAGAAAACGGCGCGTACTATTGGTGGTGGGGAAGGAAGGAATTAGAAAACGGAGTGCGCGCATGGAGGTATTCAGGACATACACTTTTTAACTGTGACTAACTGGACCCCACTTAAATTAGTAGCCCCTGGCCCACCCCTCGCCCTCCCCCGGGTTACATAGCATTCCATAGCATTCTCCGGACTCCTGCTGGTGGCGGTGGATGGGGGTTGGGGTGCCTGGGTTTCCAGACTTTCGTTGAGAGGAGAAAAACGGCGAGGAATGGTGATACAGTTAgcaactattatctttatttttgtatacttgaattcacacacacacacacacacctgaattCCTATAATTGAATTCCTTTAAGGTTAGCTTCGCTATATAGACGCCATATGGTTACTCCTCATAGCTGTTCATGGTATCTATGTTCGGGGAATATTGTctagttatatgtgtgtgtgtgtgtgtgtgtgtgtgcaagtaccATTACCCAAAAGAACCTATCAGTATAATCACTCTTCTACTTTCACGATGATTGCCGCTGGAAACTACCGATGTTTATCTAcgcaatcaaaaatatatatataaaaaacaatcttTGGAATAATTAAGAAAAGGCGAAGTATAAAAACTTTCTTGCTCCTCAGACACTTTCCAAAGCGATTATTAAAGATTCAGTGGAGTAATTGAGCCcctttcagaatatatatatatataatatattatatatatatatatatatatatatatatatatatatttatatatatatcatacaaaatactacatacatactacatacttatatatatatatatatatatatatatatatatatatatcattatcttcagcCGTTGCTTCTCCACTGCatgacaaaggcctcagacatatccttccacttccgtatgaatagggttcatcttctgaatataataataataataataataataataataataataataataataataatatagtagtagtagaaaacgatcaggcaaagatcctctgggactgtggtatcagaacagaatgggtgatacgtgcaaatagaccagacatgacgttggttgacaaaatcaagaagaaagtatcactcattgatgtcgcaataccatgggacaccagagttgtagagaaagaaagggaaaaaatggataagtatcaagacctgaaagtagaaataagaaggatatgggatatgccagtggaaattgtacccataatcataggaacactaggcacgatcccaagatccttgaaaaggaatctggaaaaacttgaggccgaagtagctccaggactcatgcagaagatgtgatcctagaaacggcgcacatagtaagaagagtgatggactcctaaggaggcaggatgcaacccggaaccccacactataaataccacccagtcgaattggaggactgtgataaaaaaaaaaaaaaacaaaaaaaaaataaataaataaataataaataataataataataatgttctaagaggttcacaataatgaagaaaatattaagagttcgtgcataatttaaaaactttacaaagctttcgaacccttctctgggttcatcttcaatcTAAATGAATGATCAAACAATACATGTGCTGAggtgaacttgaaaaaaaaaaaaaaaaaaattggggagggttcgaatgctttgtaaagtgtttttaaatatacgaactcttaacattttattttttatttttgtggacctCTTAGAGCAATGTatatctcgtgatagagagtttttcccaaataataataataataataataatgatgatgatgatgataataatattaataataataagttctaaAACCTGAGAACGCTTGCGGAAATAACTCTTTGACATTAGGGAAGTTTTAAAGGCTAAAACGAAGATACAGAACCATTGTGTAACGTCCCCTCTGTATTCTGTGTCTCCAGTGATCTCTTCGAGTCGTGATTTACATAACCAAAATTTAATCTAGTTCCGTTCTCACCTGGGAAGCTGACGATCAGGTCTCCCACCGTCTTGTCGGGACCTGGTCTAGCAATACCGTTGATGGAGTCCAGGTTTCCACTGGAATACGAAACGGGTTATTAGCTGctgttaaaactatatatatatatatatatatatatatatatatatatatatatatatatatatatatatatctatatataggcaATGCACCACTCCCTTAAATCAATTCACCTGGTATTATACTATTCTGTTCATTTTTTATCCAtcctttattatttcattaatgtaTCTAATTTGTATATGAAGAGGTTCTTCCCTAAAACAATTCAGCTATTATTTTActaaatgtatttgtatttttatccattcatttattatttgattgattcatTCTTCTTTACTTTCGTAATAGCTGATCTCTTCTTTTATGTGCTTCCTATCGTCTTTAGTAACTTCTTCGGATGCTTGAATTACAAGGCAGTGGCCCTTGTGGGCCAGATCTtcgccataataataataataataataataataataataataataataataataataataataataatatatctaattttcATTCTTACTTCATAGGTTGGGGCGTCTGacaagatatttacataataaatttacGAATGGCGTTACACTCTGGATATTTTTCTAGAGGAAAAAACTGTATGTAGAGTTATTAAGTGTTAAATTAATATTCAAATGTATCTGTTATTTTCTGTTAAATGGCGTCGTATCCTGGATATATGAACCACGTAGAAAACAGTATTATATGGTTCGGTTTTTACGagaaaatgaaacatataatCAAAGGTTTCAGTTTATAAGAAATGCACGTGAGATGTTTTGGCATAGATATGAAGAAACCTGtagtctgtttatttatttattttttaacctgATAGTTTATAAGAAATGCACGTGAGATATTTTGGCATATATACAAGGAAACCtgtagtctgttttttttttttttaatctgacagTAAATATCCACAATTGATGTAATTTGAGCTTCTCTCTTGCTTCTGATTGGTCAGTGTATTTACTTAGAtggtgtaataaaaaataaataaacaaaattagatggtgtaataataaataaataaacaaaattcaacAACTCAAATTCAAATTCAGTATAGGTTTATCTTCCAGGTGGTTATTActcgtgtataattttaattatttagacTTAATAATATAGCTTTTGATAACACAGACTTACTTCGAGATTTGGGTATTGACGACAGAAATAGAACCATTTGGGAAGAGGGCGTAGTCTGCAGTCGCGCATGCGCCACTTTGGAAGAGATTTTCGAAGCGTTCCAGTTCGTACCACCTTCCAAGGTACtggaaaaagtttttaaaaaattatcataaaataccATTTATTGTTAACATTTTGTGCGTCATATTTTCCAGTTTGTACCACCTTCCAAGGTACTGGAaaaagtacaaatatatatatatatatatatatatatatatatctatatatatatatatatatatataatatatatatatatatatatatataaaataacatttttgttaACATTCCACGGGTCATATTTTCCAAATCGTGCCATCTTCCAAGATACTGGAAAAGTAGTTATAAAATACCATTTTTTAACATTCCATGGGCATATTTTCAAGCCAAGAATAACTTGTATGTGTCATTTGGTCTTCAGAAAGAGGACATGTCATGTCACATAAAGAACTGTCTTTTGGAAGAGGACATGTCATgtcatataaaaattattatgaaatctgaaATCATTTCAGATTTGAATTTCACTTTTTTCAAGAAGTATTTCTCTTGTATTTAAGCCAGTAAAATGAAAAGCCtcttctccaaaaaaaaaacaatctttacTTTGAATTTGATATTGCAATATAGGTTTTTGAGTTATCGAAAATTGTTATGGGGAATgatagaaaacaataaaaataaaataagaataataaaaaatataatcttaatatataccTCGGTAATGCTAATTTCAGTTTTAATCGGTGTTGGTAAACTAATGACAttctcatgaaaataataatgacttaTTTTAATCTTCTTTGAGTCTGTACCTGTCATATTTTGATTTGCTAAATCTCAGAGAAATCATTCCTTATCATAGAAGTATATGTTgaagaccttctctctctctctctctctctctctctcaaataagagCAATTATTTGACACTGTGCtgatcatattttgtttagttaAATCAGGGAAATGTTTGCGTTTGCTCACAGCAGCATATCctgcagacctctctctctctctctctctctctctctctctctctctctctctctctcaaataagagCAATTATTTGACACTGTGCtgatcatattttgtttagttaAATCCCAGGGAAATGTTTGCGTTTGCTCACAGCAGCATATCctgcagacctctctctctctctctctctctctctctctctctctctctctctctctctctctctcaaataagagCAATTAATCGACACTGTGCTGgtcatattttgtttaattaaatcCCAGAGAAATGTTTATTCACAGTTGCATTTTCTgcataccttctctctctctctctctctctctctctctctctctctctctctctctcaaataagagCAATTATTTGACACTGTGCTgatcatattttatttagttaaatCCCAGAGAAATGTTTGCTCACAGTACTCACAGTAGCATATCCTgcagaccttctctctctctctctctctctctctctctctctctctctctctctctctctctctctctctcaaataagagCAATTATTTGACACTGTGCTGATCATTTTTTGTTTAGTTAAATCCCAGAGAAATGTTTGCTCACAGTACTCACAGTAGCATATCCTgcagaccttctctctctctctctctctctctctctctctctctctctctctctctctcaagaaatcaTAAGCAACAAAGAATCCTTACTGCTGAGACATTAAAGTTTTTAACGACGGGCACTTCAGGGCAGGGCCCAGTCCTCAGGAGGCTGGGAAATAGGATGAGTCCATCCAGTGCTTGGGTAATGAAAGTGCCCACCATGGAGAGGGCTCCCAGGAACGAGTTGACCAGCATCTTGGGACGACTTGACTTTTGTGTTTTTGCTGGTTTGTTGATCCTTTTTCGACCTTTGTTGGGGAATACGACCTGTGGGggatattcagaaagaaaaatgaGGATTGTGGATTCTTCAGTGTTGAAGAAATACTTTCAAATGGTATTTTCCAATTTGCTGGGTTATTGACCTTGTTTGACctatttttttacctttgtttGACCTTTTAGTTGCCTTATGTTTGACCTCTTAGTTGCCTTATTTAACCTTTGACACATTTAATTGACCTTGTTTGACCTTTGACACCCTTAATTGACCTTGTTTGACCTATTTTCCTTTATTTGACCTTTTGGTTACCTTATTTGACCTTTGACACATATAATGGACCTTGATTAACCTTTGACACCTTTAATTGACCTTGTTTGACCTTTGACAACTTTAATTGACCTTGATTgacctttttacttttattttacatcGCGTTGACATTTTTAACCTTCGTTTGAACttgtttgacctttttttttttacttccgttGGGGAGTATGACCTGTGAGGGATATTTAGAAAGGCGAATGAAAATCGCGGCTCTTTAATTATTGAGGCAATAAGTTTAAGAGTTATGTTTCTTTCAAGATTCACTTCCTTTAAAGACATCAGATAATTCCAATAACTTTAAAGACATCGGGTGATTCTTTAACTTCAGCTAGCCTCGATGACGTCATTCGCTAACGAGCTGATGAAATTCACGAACGTAATAAGCAACGCTAATAAACGCTCTCATGTCCTTCATAAGCAGAGGACACGCGATGCGGTTAAACACCTGCATACTCTCGCTTTCTggatgtgcgtatgtgtgtgtctgtacacacatttatatatatgtatatatatatatgtgtatatatatatatgtatatatatatatttatatatattttatttatatatatactatctgtgctcatgtaataataataataataataataataataataataataataataataataatgatttaaaacGGCAACGCTTCCTACTTTAGAACTCGGTCGACAAGCATCGAGGAAaaaccacaaagagagagagagagagagagagagagagagagagagagagagagagagagagagagagagagagtgtcagttTTTTTCGAATGTAAGGTTCTTGTGCTGCTTAAAAGCAATTAAATTTCTCCGTTCAGCTATCGAGACGAAatgaaacttcataaaaaaaaataaaaaagagagcgATCACGTCTTGTTGATTAGTATTGCTCTGATAATTACTGTAAATTATATCAGCTGTTATTTctatgttttaaattatttttattatctcatTTCTGAGacgtaagtagtatatatatatatatatatatatatatatatatatatatatatatatatatataagcgtgtgaAAATACCAATTTGTATCAgcgactatctctctctctctctctctctctctctctctctctctctctctcagcacttcCAAAAGCTTCcagaaaaatatttgtataattaaTTCTTAACTCAAATTTCATTGTGGGATATTTATGTACAACaaatatttgcctttttttattctaCCTAGAGTCAACCGTAAGATTTTGgacgattaataataataattaataattaataataataatagttattataataataataagcactccaaaaattataaaaatcacgCAAGTTACTATTCTACATTGATGTGAAAATCAGTacttggctaataataataataataataaataagaataataataataaataataataataataataataataagagctctCAAAATGGCCACAAATCATGAGGCGTGTTGCTAAGGTGGACGCAGCCGACAGAAAGCTGTCATCCCAGCAGCGTTTAGGAAACTGGGGCGGCCTCAGGTTGTCGATTGTGTAACGCCGTGACTGAGATAGTAAGTCTTCGGACGCATCGAAGTGGTGAAAACGTGCGGTTACAAATGAATGAAGGGGGCTATTGCTACTCAGGGTGAATTTACGTCAGCGATTGGATGTGCTTGTGAACGTAGCTTGAGGTGGGGAATGATCTTGCTGTTGTTAGTCGTAAATGGAGTTTCGAATATGGGAAATATAGTTAAAATTTGCAATAAACTAAAACAACGACTGAGAATGCTCTCGtagagagaaggaaaatgaattgtagtaacgaaaaaaaattaaataataataaaaaaaaaaagctgacgaTTAAAAACGCTTTTGTTAACCGATGTTTAAAACTTAACAGCGATTTAAAATACttgtaaaaatttataaaaattctttttatcaaTTGTTGTCAATCGGCAGTAAAAATGTTATCAACGACTGAATTCGCTCCCTTAAAGCACAGTAAAGAAACTATAGGTATGATATGGCATTGATGGACAATGatgacacactcacacacacacacacacacatacacacacacacacacacacacaccacacacacaatatatatatatataatataatatattatactatatatatttatataattatacaccaaaccacacacaccacaccacaccacacacacaatatatatatatatatatatattatataatatatattattaataaatatgtatatgtatatatatatatatacatatatatatatataatataatatatatataatatatatatatatatatatatatatgtgtgtgtgttgtgtgtgtgtgtgtgttggtgtgtatgtataactgaatcacaaaagtttggaacgtgataaatccatagataaaggtataaaccacgaaagaaaaataaacaacggagtttctgcaagatctttcgactgaacgtcctttattCAGCAgacaaactatatattatatatatatatatatatatattatatatatatatatatatatatatatgtgtgtgtgtgtgttatatatatatatatatatatatatatatatagtaacgtaGATATCAACGTCTCACATTTGAAAACATTATAGAATCACCAATCATGACTGAACTGAAACGTGTATGGAACTCGGCCTTCTTTTCCTGAAGTGCTTTTTGATGTTCACGTACATATTTTGCTAATGGATTCTGCCGTTTGAGTGTCGTGGGGACCAACTCTCTACCGGATTCCGGTGGGTGGGTTTTGTCGGGGAGGGGTGGCGGGTGGTAGAAGGCCAACTTTTTTGTGTGTTTACAAAAACTCGTCTATTGTATGGGACCTGACCTGTTACCATACGATAGGGATTGAAGCTTTACACTTCGGGTGGAGAGTGAAAACTTCTTGGGAAATGTTACGGAAATAGTTCGTTCACATATAGAGTTGTGTTGACAGGGATATTCTTCGTTTGTATGGGATTCACTATAAAAGATAATgcagtgaaaatgaaaaatagtgaacGTTTCTGCTCGTTGACTATATGCTGCTCATTTGAGTTTAATGCAACCATCAGTTAACAAAGATCATAATTTTGTACAGTGAGATTTGAAGTTTTCTCAGATTATCACGATGAAATTCCACTGTTCAGCTGACCAAGAAACAGTAtgtatgcctttatatatatattatttttgagaaAATGTTAAAACAGGAAATAAACTACACAAAAGAATATATTCACCTCGGGAGAAAGTTCTCTTAGGAGTAATAGGAAAACAGTTCCTTCTTACTTCACAAAGGCGAATTAGCATCATACTAAAATTCATTACGTATATTCAATGTCCATCAAGTTAgggaaggagtctctctctctctctctctctctctctctctctctctctctctctctctctctctacaaaaaagaaagaatcgTCTGCTGATGTTAATTAAGAGTTTTGATTTATATAAGatcagataatctctctctctctctctctctctctctctctctctctctctctctctctctgtacaggggatttacttaaattttttcattaagtATACAACTCTCATTACAATAGGTAgagacggtctctctctctctctctctactctctcccctccctctctctcgtcctcgtctctctctctctctctctctccgttcatctacctgtgtgtgtgtgtcttccggGCTTTCTAACTCCTCAGGTACTTAAATGTAATCATGAGCAGCTTTCTCTTCCCATaaggaaggctctctctctctctctctctctctctctctctctctctctctggaccacACCTCTTTTTGTGCTCTTGGCCCTTGAGCATCTTgtcattatagagagagagaagagagagagagagagagagagagagagagagagagagcagtaaatagccgagcaaaacacacacacacaatttagaCTTGCCTGTCACTTCAGTTTCAAAACGGCCGTCTATCACAATCTTTTTTTACAGAATGAACAAGAGGGTGACTGATCTCTCCAGTCCTTTCTGAAGCCTCGTAGGGAAGACTTGACACATATGGAATTTGTTGAGTGATAAAAATGCAGAATTATACAGATTTCGGAATTTTCCAGAAAACTTGAATACACACTCAAGCGTTTCTCTTTTGACTTGAGTTAGATTTGGCACAATTTTTCTTAACTGATAAAGACTCTGAATATTGTAATTACTGAGTTTGATTTTGTGAAACGGTtgtgtaaatagatagataagtaaataGATGCATAGATAGAGAGGTATATAAGTAgctaggttgagagagagagagctgacttgGCTTAGAATGAAATAACCACTCATACACGGTATAGTTATCACCTGGTAGACAAGAAAATTTGTTTAACGTTAGTGAATTTTTAGAGAAAATTGTATAACtgacaataattattacaaattataaaaaaaagaaactaggaAAACGATTATGGTATATCTTATATCCTAGATTTTAATTTAAATAGATCATTAAATTGCAGTGAATTCTTCCTGAAAAAACAGATAAACAGAAGCTCTTGTAGTTGCTGTATTTTGCCTCAAAAAGAAACAaggatagaaaaataaggaactGAATTATctcaaaactgtaagaaagacTTTTGACGTCAacaaaaaatagtttaatgtacaAGAAGTGAAAGGTAGGATAT is part of the Macrobrachium nipponense isolate FS-2020 chromosome 15, ASM1510439v2, whole genome shotgun sequence genome and harbors:
- the LOC135194885 gene encoding apolipoprotein D-like; protein product: MLVNSFLGALSMVGTFITQALDGLILFPSLLRTGPCPEVPVVKNFNVSAYLGRWYELERFENLFQSGACATADYALFPNGSISVVNTQISNGNLDSINGIARPGPDKTVGDLIVSFPGPLVLNTQTPNYRIVTTDYITHSVVYSCASFAGKRIEFAWILGREPYIPKVKLDALKTQLETYGIDTTRFNTMRQLNCPRKPLTRRRSLNF